The following are encoded together in the Ezakiella massiliensis genome:
- a CDS encoding Fic family protein — MREFSYKKLMDLNLSTNIYQLIAGIYEFKGKQELYVVNFSDILEKMVEVAKIQSTKSSNAIEGISTNDTRLEELMNKKSQPRNRNEEEIYGYRQVLDLIHDNYENIDFTRNNILTLHNKLYSYSGESHKGKFKTMDNSIVETNAFGEKKVRFQPVSAFETEKYIDAMIEAYNEAVEMQVPPLLLIPTVIHDFLCIHPFSDGNGRMSRLLTLLLLYQHGFFVGKYISLEMIIEESKDIYYDELQASSKGWHEGTNDEIPFIRYMLLVIYKAYSECDQRFKLIGERTLTSAERVMKVFENSLEPLSKSDIVILCPDISQRTIERALKELKDKGLIQQIGDGRATKYKKR; from the coding sequence ATGAGGGAATTTTCTTATAAAAAGTTAATGGATTTAAATTTATCTACGAACATCTATCAGCTGATAGCAGGTATATATGAATTTAAAGGTAAGCAAGAATTATATGTAGTTAATTTTTCTGATATCCTAGAAAAAATGGTTGAAGTCGCAAAGATTCAATCCACTAAGTCTTCTAATGCCATAGAAGGTATTTCTACCAATGACACAAGGCTTGAAGAGCTGATGAACAAAAAAAGTCAGCCAAGAAATAGGAATGAAGAAGAAATATATGGCTATAGACAAGTTTTAGATCTAATTCATGATAATTATGAAAATATAGATTTTACAAGAAACAATATTTTAACCTTGCACAATAAGCTCTATTCTTATTCCGGAGAAAGCCACAAGGGGAAATTTAAGACTATGGATAACAGCATAGTTGAGACAAATGCCTTTGGTGAGAAAAAAGTTAGATTTCAACCTGTGTCTGCTTTTGAAACAGAGAAATATATAGATGCAATGATTGAAGCGTATAATGAGGCGGTTGAAATGCAAGTACCTCCTTTATTGTTAATTCCAACTGTAATCCATGACTTCCTATGTATTCATCCATTCTCAGATGGCAATGGAAGAATGTCCAGACTTCTTACATTATTGCTTTTATATCAACATGGATTTTTTGTAGGCAAATATATATCCTTGGAAATGATTATCGAGGAAAGTAAGGATATCTATTATGATGAATTACAGGCTTCGAGTAAGGGTTGGCATGAGGGAACAAATGATGAAATCCCTTTTATTAGATATATGCTTTTGGTTATTTATAAGGCCTATAGCGAGTGCGATCAAAGATTTAAGCTTATTGGAGAAAGAACATTGACATCTGCAGAAAGGGTTATGAAGGTCTTTGAAAACTCTTTAGAGCCCCTATCAAAATCAGATATAGTAATTTTATGTCCAGATATTTCGCAAAGAACAATTGAAAGAGCACTCAAAGAATTAAAAGATAAAGGATTAATCCAACAGATAGGAGATGGTAGGGCAACTAAATATAAGAAGCGGTGA
- a CDS encoding peptide ABC transporter substrate-binding protein has product MNRKILAIFLCLSMLAAFFVGCKKQDSATTDVKPNDQAEKSEDKNEDKNEESKDSKEAEGELVYRTTGMRLSTLNPHISSTSPEGVALEYILGNLLTITYSKDKDSFDFTPNLAAELPTMSEDGKTWTWKIREDLKWPDGTKITSNDFVYSWKMLLDPKLKNRVAPEAFFTGDVSVLNARKYWIGYAEDNEKLLAQKEEEKALAALNEEIEKMEDGEEKNKKLEEYQNRMGALQANYIDVSDEDLAEGGADWDEVGIKAIDDYTIEMTLDYPIPASNYWTKFASGGATSLVRKDLYEAGMNETRTETDYGTALEKIDFCGPYVMTKWDRNLMREYVKNENSPLKDLFTPQRITERVVEDDNTAMQLFENGEIDVVGISGPNLDKYSEDPRLVFTKSDAVVQMFMNMTTEDPEKAFLTDLNYRKAMYYGMDRETIAKDIIKTAIPQAGAVASTRTVDLEKGITFRDTPQGKANYPENNGYDPEKAKEYFEKAYEKFGKKMVVELMYFESSEQLKSVAEFLKAEYEKLFGDDKIEVQLRAVPPNSVFQKFMQKDYDMGFGAWSGGIFNPWQGMDTYTSYFGSKIDQFYSDEFDELFERTNKGDLIFKGEEKIDALAQMEKLLLDNVPFAPMYQSESARMYSDRVHLITKEWKIGVGYAPLQADLDPLVSEK; this is encoded by the coding sequence ATGAACAGAAAAATTCTAGCAATTTTCTTATGCTTATCTATGCTTGCTGCGTTTTTTGTTGGATGCAAAAAGCAAGACTCAGCCACAACTGATGTTAAGCCAAACGATCAAGCTGAAAAAAGCGAAGACAAGAATGAAGACAAGAATGAAGAATCCAAGGATTCTAAGGAAGCAGAAGGTGAATTGGTTTATAGAACCACTGGCATGAGACTAAGTACTTTAAACCCACATATCTCTTCAACTTCTCCAGAAGGTGTTGCTCTTGAGTACATCTTAGGTAACTTGCTAACAATAACTTACAGCAAGGATAAAGATAGCTTTGATTTCACACCAAATTTAGCAGCTGAGCTCCCAACAATGAGCGAAGACGGTAAAACATGGACTTGGAAAATCAGAGAAGATTTAAAATGGCCAGATGGTACAAAGATTACTTCTAACGATTTTGTATATTCATGGAAGATGTTGCTTGATCCTAAGCTAAAAAACCGTGTTGCTCCAGAAGCATTTTTTACTGGTGATGTTTCAGTTTTAAATGCAAGAAAATACTGGATTGGTTATGCTGAAGACAATGAAAAATTACTTGCTCAAAAAGAAGAAGAAAAAGCCCTTGCAGCACTAAATGAAGAAATCGAAAAAATGGAAGATGGCGAAGAAAAAAATAAAAAATTAGAAGAATACCAAAATAGAATGGGCGCTCTTCAAGCCAATTACATCGATGTTAGTGATGAAGACTTAGCAGAAGGTGGAGCAGATTGGGATGAGGTTGGTATCAAGGCTATTGATGATTATACAATCGAAATGACTTTGGATTATCCAATTCCTGCTTCCAACTATTGGACAAAATTTGCTTCAGGTGGAGCTACATCTCTAGTTAGAAAAGATTTATACGAAGCTGGTATGAATGAAACTCGTACTGAAACAGATTATGGTACTGCCCTTGAAAAAATAGATTTCTGTGGTCCATACGTTATGACAAAGTGGGACAGAAATTTAATGAGAGAATATGTAAAGAACGAAAACTCACCATTAAAAGACCTCTTTACACCACAAAGAATTACAGAAAGAGTTGTTGAAGACGACAACACTGCTATGCAACTTTTTGAAAATGGTGAAATTGATGTTGTCGGCATTAGCGGACCTAACCTAGATAAGTACAGCGAAGACCCACGTCTTGTCTTTACAAAATCGGATGCTGTTGTACAAATGTTTATGAACATGACAACTGAAGACCCTGAAAAAGCTTTCTTAACAGATTTAAATTATAGAAAAGCTATGTACTACGGGATGGATAGAGAAACAATTGCTAAGGATATTATTAAAACTGCAATTCCACAAGCAGGTGCTGTCGCAAGCACAAGAACTGTAGATCTTGAAAAAGGAATCACATTCAGGGATACTCCTCAAGGAAAAGCTAACTATCCTGAAAACAATGGCTATGATCCTGAAAAAGCAAAAGAATATTTTGAAAAAGCCTATGAAAAATTTGGCAAAAAGATGGTTGTTGAGCTTATGTATTTTGAATCAAGCGAACAGCTTAAGAGTGTTGCTGAATTCTTAAAGGCTGAATATGAAAAATTATTTGGAGATGATAAAATCGAAGTTCAACTCAGAGCTGTACCTCCAAATAGTGTTTTCCAAAAATTCATGCAAAAAGACTATGACATGGGCTTTGGCGCATGGTCAGGCGGAATCTTTAATCCATGGCAAGGAATGGACACTTACACATCATACTTCGGATCAAAGATTGACCAATTCTATTCAGATGAGTTTGACGAATTATTCGAACGCACAAACAAAGGCGACTTAATTTTTAAAGGCGAAGAAAAAATTGATGCCCTTGCACAAATGGAAAAATTGTTATTAGACAATGTACCATTTGCGCCTATGTATCAATCAGAGAGTGCAAGAATGTACTCAGATAGAGTTCACTTAATCACAAAAGAATGGAAAATCGGTGTAGGTTATGCCCCACTTCAAGCAGACCTAGATCCACTTGTAAGCGAAAAATAA
- a CDS encoding S-layer homology domain-containing protein: protein MRKSISLVLSILMVITILPLNVINAEGENSVNIVAEGDVAKVYKEIFNQYSRYDKSYKNLTDEGNALAKLKGPLIKGDVIKAEDMKYLKVFSILDKDVNDELMAPLEFADNLEEFKVTQNDKSLKREVLDFSFIKNCKNLKVFYYQNQDINGKTENVQKQFAETLFSPLKSLKNIKDIRINSVELKNLNSFKDLDLETLSLQENDINDIIAINDINISDRLDLDNNNISDISSLSHLNELVTLYLLGNPIEDISALPNLRKLEALHLRGTKVKDISPLKNLSNLHRLYIDKCEDLKSDYMSVVKELSGINTLYLPKINLGDFEWLKKFAIRGAVDAKYGEDKVRIFNFDELQIELEANPEEVIDGKFIFDNPIRDWDNYAVISAEEISNPNVEFKDDKIAVKLSNDNYEFSYPVYIENYEYTFGDYGQPATISGNVKIIISVKEETKEPLTIIVKKGNDVFTESLTLEIFDGDNLVETVEPNQGMGAVTKYEVGKTYTVKLKDNDKYELVTGFMKVVEADGMVGAHFLESEDEEATDDNGIVVKIKDKEVEPEQPKDPLQVMVMKDNMPILEGLTLEFMDGDNIVDTVSVANSQAAITKYEVGKTYTLRLKDNDKYEVLTKFMKVVEESGMVLPHFLETTDEEPSMDNLGTLKLKDKESSEPSEPEEPTVETLDELTIKVKVDDEFKEGIQLRVNLWDGLNIPTISSQPKTDSNGEVVLKELKANVKYSITVGSRGYTFNPDTIEVLTDVDGKIKTVNGKAATEYKDGLVIEGHSKVTEPTTTVNVPIKTVDKETGKPVAGVEITANIINPLSSFKNFTSDEEGNVNLELEGTQEGRVYALTISKNDQFNWDFEPELIEVIVLEDSYQILKSKGNENSENIFRVTKNDRNHLRNDLKELIEKAEALIASGKYTNESLAGLKEAVQGGKAELAKDETIPYYVEGHIDKINKAIEKLVLIDQPEQPDQPEEPEKPVEPTPQPTPEPEYNPGHRFEPSPDYLRDYSRRDEKPVERKEEVKEEKKEEVKAKQEEKQENAIQETVKPISVMAPSLPVTLTDIPAGESGNAINNMVARGVLKGTGEDKFEPETTITRAMVTEVFMRISTDQNIDSTLEFTDVKANDWYNNSVKWAASKNIIKGFEDGSFKPGQKVTAQEFAVMVERMFTEYNINLPFIKIIDTSKYQNLQDWSKEAVIKILSQGLISESDEPIENREITRAELAKALDMIIKFIEAN from the coding sequence ATGAGAAAATCAATATCACTTGTATTATCGATACTCATGGTAATAACAATACTGCCATTGAATGTCATTAATGCAGAAGGAGAGAATTCTGTCAACATTGTTGCAGAAGGGGATGTTGCTAAAGTATATAAAGAAATTTTTAATCAGTATAGCAGATATGATAAATCATATAAAAATTTAACGGATGAAGGAAATGCTTTAGCGAAATTAAAAGGACCTTTGATCAAAGGTGATGTAATAAAAGCTGAAGATATGAAATATTTAAAAGTTTTCAGTATCTTGGACAAAGATGTAAATGATGAGTTGATGGCACCACTTGAATTTGCAGATAATCTAGAAGAATTTAAAGTTACACAAAATGATAAGAGTCTAAAAAGAGAGGTTTTGGATTTTTCTTTTATTAAGAACTGTAAAAATTTGAAGGTATTTTATTATCAAAATCAAGATATTAATGGAAAAACTGAAAATGTTCAAAAACAATTTGCGGAAACACTTTTTAGTCCTTTAAAATCTTTAAAAAATATAAAAGATATAAGGATAAACTCTGTTGAATTAAAAAATTTAAATTCATTTAAGGACCTGGATTTAGAAACATTATCTCTACAAGAGAATGATATTAACGACATAATTGCAATAAATGATATAAATATTAGTGATAGGCTAGATCTTGATAACAATAATATTTCAGATATTTCCAGCCTTTCTCACTTAAATGAGCTGGTTACCCTATATCTACTAGGAAATCCAATTGAAGATATTTCAGCCTTACCTAATCTAAGAAAGTTAGAAGCTTTGCACTTAAGAGGAACAAAGGTAAAGGATATATCACCATTAAAAAACTTGTCAAATCTCCATAGACTATATATTGATAAATGTGAAGATTTAAAATCAGATTATATGAGTGTTGTAAAAGAATTATCTGGTATTAATACATTATATTTACCAAAAATTAATTTAGGTGATTTTGAATGGCTAAAGAAATTTGCTATAAGAGGAGCTGTTGATGCAAAGTATGGCGAAGATAAAGTAAGAATTTTTAATTTTGATGAATTGCAAATAGAATTAGAAGCTAACCCTGAAGAAGTTATAGATGGAAAATTTATATTTGATAATCCTATAAGGGATTGGGATAATTATGCTGTAATTTCTGCTGAAGAGATCTCCAATCCAAATGTGGAATTCAAAGATGATAAAATTGCAGTGAAATTGTCTAATGATAATTATGAATTTTCATATCCCGTTTATATAGAGAATTACGAGTACACTTTTGGTGATTATGGTCAGCCAGCAACAATCAGTGGCAATGTTAAGATTATCATTAGTGTCAAAGAGGAAACTAAAGAACCACTAACAATTATTGTGAAAAAGGGTAATGATGTATTTACTGAAAGTCTAACTTTAGAAATTTTTGATGGTGATAATCTTGTAGAAACAGTTGAACCTAACCAAGGTATGGGAGCTGTCACAAAATATGAAGTTGGCAAGACTTATACTGTTAAGCTAAAAGATAACGATAAATATGAACTTGTTACTGGATTTATGAAAGTTGTAGAAGCAGATGGAATGGTTGGCGCTCATTTCTTAGAAAGTGAAGACGAAGAAGCAACAGATGATAATGGTATTGTTGTAAAAATTAAAGATAAAGAAGTAGAACCAGAACAACCTAAAGATCCATTACAAGTAATGGTAATGAAAGATAATATGCCAATACTTGAAGGCCTAACTTTAGAGTTTATGGATGGAGATAATATTGTAGATACAGTTAGTGTAGCCAATAGTCAAGCTGCTATTACAAAATATGAAGTTGGTAAGACTTATACTCTAAGACTTAAAGATAACGATAAGTATGAAGTTTTAACAAAATTCATGAAAGTTGTTGAAGAAAGTGGAATGGTATTGCCTCACTTCCTTGAAACTACAGATGAAGAACCTTCAATGGATAATCTTGGTACTCTTAAGCTTAAAGATAAAGAATCCTCTGAGCCATCAGAACCAGAAGAACCAACAGTAGAAACTCTTGATGAGCTTACAATTAAGGTTAAAGTTGACGATGAATTTAAAGAAGGAATTCAACTAAGAGTTAATCTTTGGGATGGATTAAATATTCCAACTATAAGTAGTCAACCAAAAACAGACTCCAATGGCGAAGTTGTTTTAAAAGAATTAAAAGCAAATGTAAAATATAGCATTACAGTTGGATCAAGGGGATACACTTTTAACCCTGATACTATTGAAGTTCTAACAGACGTGGACGGAAAGATTAAAACTGTTAATGGAAAAGCAGCTACAGAATACAAAGATGGCTTAGTGATAGAAGGTCACAGCAAGGTCACAGAACCTACAACAACAGTAAATGTTCCTATCAAGACTGTTGATAAGGAAACTGGCAAGCCAGTTGCTGGCGTTGAAATTACAGCTAATATTATCAATCCATTAAGTTCATTTAAGAACTTCACATCAGATGAAGAAGGTAATGTAAATCTTGAACTTGAAGGCACACAAGAAGGCAGAGTTTATGCTCTAACAATTTCAAAGAATGATCAATTTAATTGGGATTTTGAACCTGAATTAATCGAAGTAATAGTCCTTGAAGACTCCTATCAAATTTTGAAATCAAAGGGCAATGAAAATTCTGAAAATATTTTCAGAGTAACAAAGAATGATAGGAATCATTTAAGAAATGACTTGAAAGAACTTATCGAAAAAGCAGAAGCTTTAATTGCAAGTGGCAAATATACTAATGAATCACTTGCAGGTTTAAAAGAAGCTGTTCAAGGCGGAAAAGCAGAATTAGCTAAGGATGAAACCATTCCTTACTATGTTGAAGGTCATATTGATAAGATCAACAAGGCTATTGAAAAATTAGTTTTGATTGATCAACCAGAACAACCTGACCAACCTGAAGAGCCTGAAAAGCCTGTTGAACCAACTCCACAGCCTACACCAGAGCCAGAATACAATCCAGGTCATCGTTTTGAACCTAGCCCAGATTATCTAAGGGATTATAGTAGAAGAGATGAAAAGCCTGTTGAAAGAAAAGAAGAAGTTAAGGAAGAAAAGAAAGAAGAAGTAAAAGCAAAGCAAGAAGAAAAACAAGAAAATGCTATACAAGAAACTGTAAAGCCAATTTCAGTAATGGCTCCAAGCCTTCCTGTAACTTTAACAGATATTCCAGCAGGTGAAAGTGGAAATGCAATTAACAACATGGTTGCACGTGGAGTCCTAAAGGGCACAGGTGAAGACAAGTTTGAACCCGAAACGACTATTACAAGGGCTATGGTAACAGAAGTGTTCATGAGAATATCAACAGACCAAAATATTGATAGCACATTAGAATTTACAGACGTAAAAGCCAATGACTGGTACAACAATTCAGTAAAATGGGCAGCAAGTAAAAATATAATCAAAGGATTTGAAGACGGAAGCTTCAAACCAGGACAAAAAGTTACAGCCCAAGAATTTGCAGTAATGGTTGAAAGAATGTTCACAGAATACAATATCAACCTGCCATTTATAAAGATAATTGATACAAGTAAATACCAAAACTTGCAAGACTGGAGCAAGGAAGCAGTAATTAAAATCCTATCACAAGGCTTGATCAGCGAAAGTGATGAACCAATCGAAAACCGTGAAATCACAAGAGCAGAACTTGCAAAAGCACTTGATATGATTATAAAATTTATTGAAGCAAATTAA
- a CDS encoding ABC transporter ATP-binding protein: MKLIVKNLKKSFGDKEVLKDIDYTFDKGFIYSVIGRNGTGKTTLFNCISFQEKIDGGEILVDASGSLRPISHDDVYLVSAAPVLPEFLTGYEFIRAFVDFNKVKDFDIDELFGRFNFDQADKHRLIKEYSFGMKNKIQMMCAFIKKPLIILLDEPLSSLDIIVSHDIKEMMIAMKSDHIIIMSTHIVQLATDVSDEVAILKDGILNKCRNDFNSPIEFEKYLMEVI; this comes from the coding sequence ATGAAATTAATCGTTAAAAATTTAAAAAAATCCTTTGGAGATAAGGAAGTACTTAAAGATATTGATTACACTTTTGACAAGGGCTTTATATACAGTGTAATCGGCAGGAACGGGACGGGCAAGACAACTCTCTTTAACTGCATTAGTTTTCAAGAAAAAATTGATGGTGGGGAAATTTTGGTGGATGCCAGTGGAAGTCTTCGTCCGATTTCTCATGACGATGTATACCTGGTTTCGGCCGCTCCAGTCTTGCCAGAATTTTTAACTGGCTATGAATTTATCAGGGCTTTTGTGGATTTTAATAAGGTAAAAGATTTTGATATAGACGAATTGTTTGGGCGTTTTAACTTTGATCAGGCGGACAAACACAGATTAATCAAAGAATATTCTTTTGGTATGAAAAACAAGATCCAAATGATGTGTGCCTTTATCAAAAAGCCGCTTATTATCTTACTTGACGAACCGCTTAGCTCTCTTGATATCATCGTTAGCCACGATATAAAAGAGATGATGATAGCTATGAAGAGCGACCATATTATTATAATGTCAACTCATATAGTCCAGCTGGCTACTGATGTTAGCGACGAAGTTGCGATTTTAAAAGACGGTATACTAAACAAGTGCAGGAATGATTTCAATTCGCCGATTGAATTTGAAAAGTACTTAATGGAAGTGATCTAA
- the thiT gene encoding energy-coupled thiamine transporter ThiT, translated as MNRSWNTRTLVEAGLCLALAFVLGRIKLFSMPQGGSVTAGQMIPLIFFAIRHGAGKGIIVGIAYGLLDMAIGGSIYHPVQAILDYPAAFGFLGLAGLFSKKFFEENDVMPVVYGTVLGVFARFICHTLTGVIFFGSYAPEGQNVWAYSAGYNGTFLAVELAITIVLIFLLRNVLTKDLKNM; from the coding sequence ATGAATAGAAGTTGGAACACAAGAACACTAGTTGAAGCAGGTTTGTGCTTGGCACTTGCCTTTGTACTTGGCAGGATTAAGTTATTTTCAATGCCACAAGGCGGCAGCGTTACAGCTGGACAAATGATTCCTTTAATTTTCTTTGCTATACGTCATGGAGCAGGCAAGGGAATTATCGTGGGTATTGCTTACGGGCTTTTGGATATGGCCATTGGCGGAAGCATTTATCATCCAGTTCAAGCTATCCTAGACTACCCAGCAGCCTTTGGATTCTTAGGTCTAGCAGGATTATTTTCCAAGAAATTTTTTGAAGAAAACGATGTTATGCCTGTAGTTTATGGGACAGTTTTGGGAGTTTTTGCAAGATTTATTTGCCACACTCTAACAGGGGTAATTTTCTTTGGCTCTTATGCACCAGAAGGACAAAATGTTTGGGCATACTCAGCCGGTTACAATGGGACATTTTTAGCTGTTGAACTAGCCATCACAATCGTTTTAATTTTCTTACTCAGAAATGTTTTAACCAAAGATTTAAAAAATATGTAG
- a CDS encoding ABC transporter permease subunit — protein MKEKKKFSLINDFTVPVMFIIICAIAIYFSGFTAQFLVGQVLTRFARNAFLVLSLLLPIMAGLGINFGMTLGAMAGQIAIIFIQDWGMTGLPAILLAAVISTPIAWLLGMFAGSVLNKAKDREMITSMMLGFFMTGVYQFIVLYIFGGIIPFKDPNIIISRGYGVRNAIDLTCQKGTDYFFDRILGTDISIMGIQIPILTLIIIALACLFIVWFRKTKLGQDMKAVGQDMKVAEDAGINVDKTRKKAVVMSTVMAAFGQIIYLQNIGNLNTYNGADQVALYSAAALLIGGASVSKATITNALTGTILFHLMFIVMPTAGANITGSAMIGEYLRTFVSYAVVTITLILHSVRRQKERDAAMETLRTGPAVAPPKEK, from the coding sequence ATGAAAGAAAAGAAAAAATTTAGCCTTATCAATGACTTTACAGTCCCTGTTATGTTTATAATAATCTGTGCCATCGCCATCTATTTCAGTGGCTTTACCGCACAGTTTTTGGTCGGACAAGTACTGACTAGATTTGCCAGAAACGCATTTCTAGTATTATCACTACTCCTACCTATTATGGCTGGACTCGGTATTAACTTCGGTATGACCCTGGGAGCCATGGCAGGACAAATTGCAATCATCTTTATCCAAGACTGGGGCATGACAGGACTACCAGCAATCTTACTTGCTGCTGTAATCTCCACACCAATCGCCTGGTTACTCGGAATGTTTGCAGGGTCAGTATTAAATAAAGCAAAAGATAGAGAAATGATTACATCTATGATGCTCGGTTTCTTTATGACAGGTGTTTACCAATTTATAGTTCTATATATATTTGGTGGAATTATACCTTTTAAAGATCCGAACATTATAATATCTCGTGGATATGGGGTTAGAAACGCGATAGACCTGACCTGTCAAAAGGGAACAGACTATTTCTTCGATAGGATTTTGGGTACAGACATTTCTATAATGGGCATACAAATTCCAATCCTAACACTCATAATAATTGCACTAGCATGTCTATTTATAGTTTGGTTTAGAAAAACTAAACTAGGCCAAGACATGAAAGCCGTTGGCCAAGACATGAAAGTAGCAGAAGACGCAGGTATTAACGTAGATAAAACCAGAAAGAAAGCAGTCGTTATGTCGACAGTTATGGCAGCTTTTGGACAAATCATCTACCTACAAAATATCGGTAACTTAAACACCTACAACGGTGCTGACCAAGTTGCCCTATATTCAGCAGCAGCTCTATTAATCGGTGGTGCAAGTGTATCCAAGGCAACAATTACAAACGCCTTAACAGGTACAATCCTCTTCCACCTAATGTTTATAGTAATGCCTACTGCAGGGGCAAATATCACAGGATCTGCAATGATCGGTGAATATCTAAGAACATTCGTATCATACGCAGTTGTTACAATAACACTTATCTTGCACTCCGTCAGAAGACAAAAAGAAAGAGACGCAGCTATGGAAACCTTAAGAACTGGTCCAGCTGTTGCTCCTCCAAAAGAAAAATAA
- a CDS encoding LuxR C-terminal-related transcriptional regulator: MKKKKLYGNINIIAKTDRLIDLFYDYILSEAKGYEADIPEDFDIFLYSRDLITEDEIKKFFASYKDKKNLLVISLDYEPRLNLLCKYYKTTKYLWLSKLKGNLFAGIKNTLEEVSDDRNEPLVKINKAEYKIIIRYIRGESLEKIAEDLGYSKHTIKKYMAKIYEKIGVSNNRQLIQFAINLGLVDYMFYEDGCSNQMLCDACHIKRCPKNEEDL, translated from the coding sequence TTGAAAAAGAAAAAGCTTTACGGAAATATAAATATTATTGCAAAGACCGATAGGCTGATAGATTTATTTTACGATTATATTTTGTCTGAGGCCAAAGGCTATGAGGCTGATATTCCAGAAGACTTTGATATATTTTTGTACTCAAGAGACCTGATTACTGAGGATGAGATAAAGAAATTCTTTGCTTCTTACAAGGACAAGAAGAATTTACTAGTAATAAGCCTGGATTATGAACCCAGATTAAATCTGCTTTGCAAGTATTACAAGACCACAAAATACCTCTGGCTTTCAAAGCTCAAGGGCAATTTATTTGCTGGAATTAAGAACACTTTGGAGGAAGTGTCTGATGATAGGAATGAGCCTTTGGTTAAGATTAACAAGGCCGAATACAAAATTATTATCAGATATATACGCGGAGAGAGCTTGGAGAAAATAGCCGAGGACCTTGGTTATTCCAAGCATACTATTAAAAAATATATGGCAAAAATTTATGAAAAAATTGGTGTAAGCAATAATCGTCAGCTTATTCAATTCGCCATAAACCTTGGCCTTGTTGACTATATGTTTTACGAGGACGGTTGCAGCAATCAAATGCTATGTGACGCCTGCCATATAAAAAGGTGTCCAAAAAATGAGGAGGATCTATGA